In a genomic window of Leishmania infantum JPCM5 genome chromosome 3:
- a CDS encoding putative 6-phosphofructo-2-kinase/fructose-2,6-biphosphatase, with protein sequence MSEASASPAADDQEGVTQGDGDDNHGRLPQPQQQQPHRRDVSFLMYGSQALQQHMQSRTGGALTVSPPSPGDVGLELPVRPRLSPFSTPTYSATTRTLADLQVWRCGVSGRGSGRTRGAFGAADGGSRSRGTGSLVSAASELATHARCGSSGALEAAALPQNQPLRHRLGTHSRYGSVCLASPTSPSTAKSSTQRSPAETARYGNASMSGTAGFNEHLPAEAAQRTPVHVNASPTTTTTSPITAGAGIDRSSQRVCRKQRSNPVGLTASAQAWHWGAAPVAAVAFQQQQQKGRGRQRRAVAASSEGALGRRRGGNVPAPLFSNVPTTAAMGAAVAARAHKSASNPSTSVSSPTTKVQLRRTAPTSSTSGRTAVFPSPHATPMSSGGGSLPDAESPAALESSPAQLLSGRGMLTTNTPTTELKRALSHTKAAPMSLASKVSGEDAQAPSEATTAATPFSTCAPAPSASVSAGAAAPATSYDAARRLGVRHTFATLDPTGTVSFGPATGDSAADGAEAEDDIVAADAAGQQHLVATGQPQHSDDSRGDLPRVTSFASREEGSIYSLVDSHQTSEHTCALPASVTDEDMVEAAAAAAAAAAAATTGTARAFRTEARTTLYLQGVDDAHMQKAPQSLDIDRAAALGGASSQSRAAGGATGGAVASDSLEEEALLRQGLETGGSAGIRSVNRAAMLKRSLTAPSYLIGMSSATALGGLLGNSTATSPLWPKQQQQQANNSGVLSATAALGQRTTSVASNSFWSSSSANMNAISNNSIAGIAGGVSAINVGAGSLGTFVNSSTLFSGSSTVAGASTLRDPFAASVVMQQNRSALIAELKRRRHRLHKQLELLQKEATARNIFALVRASNASQLQYLLQEGLCNVNDRDYNGCTPLHVAAGEGNQAIVRVLLSFGANVVAVDNNGRTPLDCAAANRHSGVARYLLTVIRSKHLIQDGGDGAVTGSGGDDSSPATVRSAKRAADEGSADMSAYPSSSTSPIGHSSAQRRNLDSAGGVLPLGNSPAGSLTLCAGTATQIDTSVQYQSASSGSSLIQSPGLPPPPSRQPQQQRHPVSLSSAASTPSPSRPSNLNRYPAKATASVTTMDAESWSDSDVPPHAVGWGIHSAPAEAAAARSAPSQASVAADTTAASDAPPAATPKPPAWLTMYDTRVPASRSLPQRLASQQEARVMANSAGAYSTLTTHERLASMSTPRWRHNNIPHGSSPQRPVFLSSLDSTAAAHSRGLIAAESNAGAATTAPSSPPFSSSRSHESTAPLPITLGINGPATSFGSGSASVGGHLLERHVMSAPTYLADAMDECSGEGTGQAAMQQPPSRTHSSTSLITTTAATAAGAMAGWHDSDEPLADTNAEGILDAFLGRRGYCSTHRRRMQSESGRSPHGAFASASSDWLRSGSPPILSAGEDKQQRSRNDYNFNATGSFPGEVPSKLCPPPAPTAATGAATTAVATPATSAAASGGGAQQRHMLLRPPRRPDSRSPAAERGGATTTADAVACPMRILHPLQLLGVDSHEELSGYHGGAATSMTSSTTAATAASGGGSPRGAGAASSSLCDMGQQSFEEHHHHYRLTAFGVLGNQQQLRGKYSCDGHSTPPPLLQAPRAVCDPAKIEAAVAEPASPSGGGGGDGGNSSSAITKNGNSDVTSFFSVPVVAAPSSSSNATAVPAETAKVLVAASAAAPAAAPTAGSHTAEEQPFLQEMHHELVELAALHHSSYTTISDTVSVIVCMVGLPGRGKSFISKRLVRYMNWKGVPCKVFNAGNYRRQLLGVEATAGADFFNPDNPQGAQLRERMAELACEDLVNFIASHSLAVGILDATNTTRKRRAWLSDYFQKEAQRHAVPYRLLFIESVCTDDTIVTENILRSKCGNDDFRNLKDVSAVISEFRNRILQYEKVYETLEPEERMPYIKIVNVKHHVILHRVPNGLGSRIAFFLLNLHPIAFPIYVALPGETVGDSKHVYGGDERLTAQGEAYALALKHFIQDRYVPHMVVLHATNYCVLSTLAPLMEGATQEEDASALQVSSSANQHSAPAGQQCAAKATLAPADAVATTGSGPSTPNASSEAPQDPPQHDGGVAEEQSVHEDNSDQVDADEEDVGDEVLCAVPGLDNINFGRFSGHTAAWVKEKYPRLSALLYDVDDEDVVGDARAGAAAAGQQHQSRKGSGEADATASSAPVGSVTAAEWLAAPLPPRVHYATHEEAVSHLQRALSGADPRLSYCTQLPNGESCRQVNVRLEPALMAVMRTQSPVFVVAPAVPAQGILSFFMDVIPELSPTIRIPKGCVIEIGVKDGITVHPLLPNALPERMTRSPLTVLPEIQDAIREVAAASSMETCAARTCAKVSAPTQAGGCTAVGGGAAALLSAVAAGSEAGGSVKGDACPVNASAS encoded by the coding sequence ATGAGCGAGGCGAGTGCGTCGCCCGCCGCGGACGACCAAGAGGGTGTTACTcagggcgacggcgacgacaacCACGGTCGCCTAccgcaaccgcagcagcagcagcctcacCGACGTGATGTTTCATTCCTCATGTACGGCAGCcaagcactgcagcagcacatgcaGAGCCGAACAGGAGGGGCGTTGACCGTGAGCCCACCAAGCCCCGGAGACGTCGGTCTTGAGTTGCCTGTGCGGCCCCGCCTGTCCCCCTTCAGCACCCCGACATATtccgcgacgacgcgcaccCTGGCAGACCTGCAggtgtggcgctgcggcgttaGCGGCAGAGGTAGTGGTCGCACGCGCGGAGCGTTTGGCGCAgcggacggcggcagcagaagtCGCGGAACAGGCTCGCTCGTTTCCGCGGCATCGGAACTCGCCACGCAtgcgcggtgcggcagcagtggcgcgttggaggcagcggcgctcccCCAGAACCAACCACTGCGCCATCGCCTAGGCACGCACTCGCGGTACGGCAGCGTCTGTCTCGCCTCGCCGACCTCGCCATCCAcggcgaagagcagcacgcagAGGTCGCCAGCCGAGACGGCGCGGTATGGCAACGCAAGTATGTCTGGCACCGCGGGTTTTAACGAGCACCTCCCagccgaagcggcgcagcgcacacccGTACACGTCAACGCTagccccaccaccaccaccacatcgCCGATCACCGCGGGGGCCGGGATTGATAGAAGCAGTCAGCGCGTCTGTAGAAAGCAGCGGAGCAACCCGGTGGGGTTGACGGCAAGTGCACAGGCCTGGCACTGGGGTGCGGCGCCAGTGGCTGCAGTGGCCTtccagcaacagcagcagaagggTCGcggccgtcagcgccgcgccgtcgccgcttcgAGCGAGGGGGCgctcggccgccggcgtggcggcaacgtgccagcgccgctcttctccaATGTTCCGACGACCGCGGCAAtgggcgcggcggtggcggcccgGGCGCATAAATCAGCGTCGAACCCGAGCACGTCCGTGAGTAGTCCAACGACcaaggtgcagctgcggcgcactGCGCCGACGTCTTCCACCTCTGGCCGCACGGCCGTCTTTCCATCCCCACACGCGACGCCGATGTCCAGCGGTGGGGGCAGCTTGCCAGACGCTgagtctcctgcagcgctggaGTCCTcaccggcgcagctcctgaGTGGCAGAGGCATGCTCACCACTAATACTCCAACGACGGAGCTGAAGCGAGCTCTCTCGCATACCAAGGCAGCGCCCATGTCGCTCGCGAGCAAGGTGTCTGGCGAGGACGCGCAGGCTCCGTCCGAGGCGACCACGGCCGCGACACCATTCTCCACTTGCGCACCTGCACCATCAGCATCAGTGTCGGCAGGTGCCGCGGCCCCTGCCACCTCTTACGATGCGGCACGCCGCCTTGGTGTGCGGCACACTTTCGCCACGCTGGATCCTACGGGCACGGTCAGCTTCGGGCCAGCGACCGGCGACAGTGCCGCTGATGGCGCAGAGGCGGAAGATGATATCGTGGCGGCCGATGCAGCAGGTCAGCAGCACTTGGTGGCGACGGGCCAGCCACAGCACAGTGACGACAGTCGCGGCGATCTTCCACGCGTCACGAGTTTTGCATcgagggaggaaggcagcATATACAGCCTCGTCGACTCACATCAGACTTCCGaacacacatgcgcgctcCCGGCCTCCGTCACCGACGAGGACATGgtggaggccgccgccgccgccgcagcagcagcagcagcagcaacaacaggCACGGCGAGGGCCTTCAGGACGGAGGCGCGTACGACCCTCTATCTGCAGGGTGTCGAcgatgcacacatgcagaaGGCACCGCAGTCCCTCGACATTGATCGCGCGGCGGCCCTCGGTGGCGCCTCTTCGCAGTCCCGTGCGgcaggcggcgccaccggtGGTGCGGTGGCTTCCGACTCACTGGAGGAAGAGGCTCTCCTGCGACAAGGCTTGGAAACTGGCGGTAGCGCTGGCATCAGGTCGGTGAATCGCGCAGCGATGCTGAAGCGCTCGCTCACTGCCCCGTCGTACCTGATCGGCATGagctcggcgacggcgttggGCGGGCTGCTTGGCAACAGCACGGCCACGTCTCCGCTGTGGCCgaaacagcaacagcagcaggcgaacAATTCCGGTGTGCTGAGCGCTACCGCCGCTCTGGGCCAGCGCACCACCAGCGTCGCCAGCAACTCTTTCTGGAGCTCAAGCAGCGCCAACATGAACGCCatcagcaacaacagcatcGCCGGCATCGCGGGCGGGGTGTCAGCTATCAACGTTGGTGCAGGAAGCTTGGGCACCTTCGTCAACTCCTCTACCCTCTTCTCTGGCAGCTCCACGGTAGCCGGCGCCTCCACGCTGCGCGATCCCTTCGCCGCGTCCGTCGTCATGCAGCAGAACAGGTCCGCGCTGATCGCTGAGCtcaagcggcggcgacatcgGCTGCACAAGCAGCTGGAACTGTTGCagaaggaggcgacggcgcgcaacATCTTCGCCCTCGTCCGCGCCAGCAACGCCTCGCAACTGCAGTACCTCCTGCAGGAGGGACTGTGCAATGTAAACGACCGCGACTACAACGGCTGCACCCCGCTGCACGTGGCGGCCGGAGAGGGCAATCAAGCCattgtgcgcgtgctcctCTCCTTCGGTGCCAATGTCGTGGCTGTCGACAACAACGGCCGCACGCCACTcgactgcgccgcggcgaaccggcacagcggcgtcgcccgCTATCTGCTCACTGTAATCCGCAGCAAGCACCTCATCCAggacggcggtgacggtgctgtcaccggcagcggaggtgaCGATAGCTCACCTGCGACCGTGCGAAGCGCAAAACGGGCCGCAGATGAGGGCTCTGCTGACATGAGCGCGTACCCGAGCTCGTCTACCTCGCCCATCGGCCACTCCTCGGCGCAACGGCGCAACTTGGACAGTGCCGGAGGCGTCCTGCCTCTCGGCAACTCGCCGGCAGGCTCCCTCACGctgtgcgccggcaccgctaCACAGATAGACACCTCCGTGCAGTACCAATCTGCATCGTCGGGGTCGTCGCTCATACAGTCGCCGGGGCTgcccccacctccctcccggcaaccgcagcagcagcggcacccagTCTCGTTGTCCTCGGCTGCCTCCACACCGTCGCCCTCCAGGCCCTCAAACTTGAACCGGTATCCTGCCAaggccaccgcctccgtcaccaCTATGGACGCGGAGAGCTGGAGCGACAGCGatgtgccgccgcacgcggtggggtggggcaTCCACTCTGCCCCTGCagaagcggccgccgcccgctCGGCGCCGAGCCAAGCATCTGTGGCTGCCGACACGAcggccgccagcgacgcGCCCCCCGCTGCGACACCGAAGCCGCCGGCTTGGCTGACCATGTACGACACCAGAGTCCCTGCGTCGCGATcgttgccgcagcgcctcgcgtCACAGCAAGAAGCAAGGGTGATGGCGAATTCAGCGGGTGCCTACAGCACTCTGACGACACACGAGCGCTTGGCGTCCATGTCGACCCCGCGATGGCGGCACAACAACATTCCCCACGGCAGCTCCCCGCAGAGGCCTGTGTTCCTGTCTTCGCTAGACtcgacagcagccgcgcactCTCGCGGTCTCATCGCGGCGGAGTCAAACGCAGGCGCCGCCACAAcggcgccctcctcgccgcccttcagcagcagccgcagtcacgagagcacggcgccgctgcccatcacGCTCGGCATAAACGGCCCCGCCACCAGTTTTGGTAGCGGTAGCGCCAGTGTGGGCGGACATCTCCTCGAGCGGCACGTCATGTCGGCGCCGACGTACCTGGCGGATGCGATGGACgagtgcagcggcgaaggCACGGGCcaggcggcgatgcagcaaCCGccatcacgcacgcactctaGCACGTCCCTCATCACGActaccgccgccactgccgcgggTGCGATGGCTGGCTGGCACGACAGTGATGAGCCGCTCGCGGACACCAATGCCGAGGGCATCTTAGATGCCTTCCTTGGCCGGCGCGGTTACTGCAGcacgcatcgccgtcgcatgcagagcgagagcggcagaAGCCCCCATGGCGCCTTTGCTTCCGCGTCGTCGGACTGGTTGCGGAGTGGCAGTCCACCCATACTCTCCGCGGGGGAAGACAAGCAGCAACGCAGCCGTAACGACTACAACTTCAACGCGACAGGAAGCTTTCCTGGCGAGGTGCCCAGCAAACTctgtcctccgccagcgccgacggcggcgaccggCGCGGCGACAACTGCAGTTGCCACCCCAGCAacttcggcagcagcgtccggcggtggtgcgcagcagcggcacatgCTCCTgcgtccgccgcggcgtccagACAGCCGCTCCCCAGCGGCCGAGCGGGGAGGCGCCACAACGACTGCGGATGCGGTCGCCTGCCCCATGCGCATCCTGCACCCCTTGCAACTTCTTGGCGTTGACTCGCACGAGGAGTTGAGTGGCTatcacggcggcgccgccacgtcgaTGACCTCATCGAcgaccgcggcgacggccgccTCCGGTGGCGGCTcgccgcgtggcgccggcgcggcgagcagcagcctTTGCGACATGGGCCAGCAGTCGTTTGaagagcaccaccaccactaccgccTGACCGCGTTCGGCGTGCTGGGcaaccagcagcagctgagaGGCAAGTACTCCTGTGACGGGCactcgacgccgccgccgctgcttcaaGCGCCGCGTGCCGTATGCGACCCAGCCAAGATAGAGGCCGCTGTGGCTGAGCCTGCCTCAccaagcggcggcggcggcggcgatggcggcaacagcagcagcgccatcacgaAGAATGGTAACAGCGATGTAACGTCATTCTTCTCTGTCCCCGTCGTAGCGGCCCCGTCTTCGTCGAGCAACGCCACTGCCGTCCCTGCCGAGACTGCCAAAGTCCTGGtagcagcatcagcggcggcaccggcggcggcgccgacggccgGTAGCCACACAGCCGAGGAGCAACCCTTCCTGCAGGAGATGCACCACGAGCTGGTGGAGCTggccgcgctgcaccactCGAGCTACACCACGATCAGCGACACGGTCTCGGTCATTGTGTGCATGGTGGGGCTGCCAGGGCGAGGCAAGAGTTTCATCAGCAAGCGGCTCGTGCGCTACATGAACTGGAAAGGTGTGCCGTGCAAGGTGTTCAACGCCGGCAACtaccggcggcagctgctcggGGTCGAGgccaccgctggcgcggACTTCTTCAATCCGGACAACCCGCAaggagcgcagctgcgggagcGCATGGCGGAGCTGGCCTGCGAGGATCTCGTCAACTTCATTGCCTCCCACTCGCTCGCCGTCGGTATCCTCGACGCAACGAACACGACGCGCAAGCGACGGGCGTGGCTGTCGGACTACTTCCAGAAAGAGGCACAGCGGCATGCGGTGCCGTACCGGCTTCTCTTCATCGAATCCGTGTGCACCGACGACACCATCGTCACGGAGAACATCTTGCGCAGCAAGTGCGGCAACGATGACTTCAGGAACCTCAAGGATGTCAGCGCCGTCATCTCCGAGTTCCGCAACCGCATCTTGCAGTACGAGAAGGTTTACGAAACGCTAGAACCCGAGGAACGGATGCCGTACATTAAGATCGTCAACGTCAAGCACCACGTCATACTGCACCGCGTGCCGAACGGATTGGGCAGTCGCATCGCTTTCTTCCTCCTAAATCTTCACCCCATCGCCTTCCCGATTTACGTGGCACTGCCCGGCGAGACCGTCGGTGACAGCAAGCACGTCTACGGTGGTGACGAGCGGCTGACGGCCCAAGGCGAGGCCTACGCACTGGCGCTGAAGCACTTCATTCAAGATCGATACGTTCCGCACAtggtggtgctgcacgcCACCAACTACTGCGTGCTGAGCACGCTGGCACCGCTGATGGAGGGCGCTACGCAGGAAGAAGACGCCTCTGCGCTGCAGGTATCCAGCAGCGCGAACCAGCACAGCGCGCCGGCGGGGCAGCAATgtgcggcgaaggcgacCCTCGCGCCAGCCGATGCGGTCGCGACTACCGGCAGTGGACCGTCGACGCCGAACGCATCGAGCGAGGCGCCGCAGGatccgccgcagcacgacgggggcgtggcggaggagcagtCCGTGCACGAGGACAACAGCGACCAGGTAGAtgcagacgaggaggacgtaGGCGATGAGGTGCTCTGCGCGGTGCCGGGACTCGACAACATCAACTTCGGGCGCTTCAGCGGCCACACAGCCGCATGGGTAAAGGAAAAATACCCTCGGCTGTCTGCGCTCCTGTACGACGTGGACGACGAAGACGTGGTCGGCGACGCAAgggccggcgcagcagcagcagggcagcagcaccagtcACGCAAGGGCAGCGGTGAAGCGGACGCGACTGCATCGTCGGCGCCAGTCGGGAGTGTCACGGCCGCGGAATGGCTCgcggcccccctcccgccgcgGGTACACTATGCCACGCATGAGGAGGCCGTctcgcacctgcagcgcgcccTGAGCGGTGCTGACCCGCGCCTGTCCTACTGCACCCAGCTACCGAATGGTGAGAGCTGCCGGCAGGTCAACGTCCGCCTGGAGCCGGCGCTGATGGCCGTCATGCGCACGCAGTCCCCCGTGTTCGTCGTCGCGCCGGCCGTGCCAGCACAGGGTATCCTGTCCTTCTTCATGGACGTCATCCCTGAGCTGTCGCCGACCATCCGTATCCCGAAAGGGTGCGTGATCGAGATCGGCGTCAAGGACGGCATCACCGtgcacccgctgctgccgaacgCGCTGCCGGAGAGGATGACACGCTCCCCGCTAACGGTGCTGCCGGAGATCCAGGACGCCATTCGTGAGGTGGCCGCTGCCAGCTCCATGGAGACGTGCGCAGCGAGAACGTGTGCGAAGGTGAGCGCCCCGACACAGGCTGGCGGTTGCACTGctgtgggtggtggtgctgctgcactcctCAGTGCGgtcgctgccggcagcgaAGCAGGGGGGAGCGTGAAGGGTGATGCGTGCCCGGTGAACGCGAGCGCCTCTTGA